One window of Alteromonas sp. LMIT006 genomic DNA carries:
- a CDS encoding TRAP transporter substrate-binding protein translates to MNFKTLAKSLLVVSLLASPIAMAKEKVYRWKLAETWGPNFPVFGDATKNMAKMVEEMSNGRLIIRIDSSNKHKSALGIFDFVKSGQYEMGHSASYYWKGKDIHTLFFTTLPFGMTTAEQYAWFYHGGGMELMKETYDKYGILSFPGGNTGNQMGGWFRKEINSLEDLQGLKMRIPGFAGEVLAKLGAKPTNIPSAELYTALERNTIDALEWVGPSLDLRMGFHKIAPYYYTGWHEPATELQFMVNERAFNKLPKDLQQILVNAMKLAAYDMYTQSTHESAVNLATIQTEYPNVKIRSFPAEVMNAIKAENDKLLVEFANADPQSKKILDSIEAYRKKARAWTNFSDRAYLESFDSQ, encoded by the coding sequence ATGAATTTTAAAACTCTCGCCAAGTCATTGTTGGTAGTGAGCTTGCTAGCAAGCCCTATCGCAATGGCAAAAGAAAAAGTGTATCGTTGGAAACTTGCTGAAACGTGGGGACCGAACTTCCCTGTGTTTGGTGATGCGACCAAGAATATGGCCAAAATGGTCGAAGAAATGTCAAATGGTCGTTTGATCATCCGCATCGATTCTTCGAATAAGCACAAATCTGCCCTAGGTATTTTCGATTTTGTTAAATCGGGTCAATATGAGATGGGTCACTCTGCGTCTTATTACTGGAAGGGTAAAGACATTCATACGTTATTCTTCACAACGTTACCTTTTGGTATGACAACTGCCGAACAGTACGCATGGTTCTACCACGGCGGTGGTATGGAATTGATGAAAGAAACCTACGATAAGTATGGTATTTTGTCTTTCCCTGGTGGTAATACAGGTAACCAAATGGGTGGCTGGTTCCGCAAAGAAATCAACTCATTAGAAGACTTACAGGGTCTGAAAATGCGTATTCCTGGGTTTGCTGGTGAAGTATTGGCAAAATTAGGTGCTAAGCCAACGAACATTCCATCTGCTGAATTATATACTGCGCTAGAGCGTAATACGATTGATGCACTTGAATGGGTGGGTCCGTCTCTAGACTTGCGCATGGGCTTCCACAAAATTGCGCCTTATTACTACACTGGTTGGCATGAGCCTGCGACGGAATTGCAATTCATGGTAAATGAGCGCGCATTTAATAAATTGCCTAAAGATTTGCAACAAATCCTAGTTAACGCAATGAAACTCGCTGCTTATGACATGTACACTCAATCTACTCACGAAAGTGCAGTCAACTTGGCGACGATTCAAACCGAATACCCAAATGTGAAAATTCGTTCGTTCCCAGCTGAGGTGATGAATGCAATTAAAGCAGAAAACGACAAATTATTGGTCGAGTTTGCCAACGCCGATCCACAATCTAAGAAAATCCTTGATTCGATTGAAGCGTATCGCAAAAAAGCACGTGCTTGGACCAACTTCTCTGACCGCGCTTACTTAGAGAGCTTTGATTCTCAATAA